A genomic stretch from Halichoerus grypus chromosome 7, mHalGry1.hap1.1, whole genome shotgun sequence includes:
- the SLAMF9 gene encoding SLAM family member 9, with protein sequence MGALLWLLLLLRLQAAKGYSGDDVDTEEVVAVLQESISLRLEIPADEEVENIIWFSYIRLATVVPGKETQPATVMVTNPRYEGRVSFLDPSYSLHINNLSWEDSGLYQAQVNLRTSQISTMQRYNLRVYRRLSEPRVTVNFEIAQEDGCNISLTCSVEKAGLDVTYSWISWEDGRDTVHESSALSTSWRPGDDALSYSCRASNPVSSIASRLIPAGPFCADPGFPSEKATYFCLLAKGLLLLLLVVIVAAGLWLIRAQKRCQTPRMRKLKRNRLRLKKKEKPRPSLA encoded by the exons ATGGGGGCCCTTCTGTGGTTGCTCCTGCTTTTGCGGCTCCAggcag CCAAAGGGTATTCTGGAGATGATGTGGATACAGAAGAAGTAGTTGCGGTCCTTCAGGAGTCCATCAGCCTCCGCCTGGAAATACCAGCCGATGAAGAGGTTGAGAACATCATCTGGTTCTCTTACATAAGGCTTGCCACCGTGGTTCCGGGGAAAGAGACACAGCCGGCTACCGTCATGGTGACCAACCCTCGATACGAGGGCCGAGTGAGCTTCCTGGACCCCAGCTACTCCCTGCACATCAACAATCTGAGCTGGGAGGACTCAGGGCTGTACCAGGCTCAGGTCAACCTGAGGACATCGCAGATCTCCACCATGCAGCGTTACAATCTACGTGTCTACC GACGGCTGTCGGAGCCTCGTGTCACCGTGAACTTTGAGATTGCTCAGGAAGATGGCTGCAATATATCTCTGACCTGCTCTGTGGAGAAGGCAGGCCTGGACGTGACCTACAGCTGGATCTCCTGGGAGGATGGCAGGGACACAGTCCACGAGAGCTCGGCCCTGAGCACGTCCTGGCGGCCTGGGGACGATGCCCTCTCCTACAGCTGCAGGGCCAGCAACCCTGTCAGCAGCATCGCCTCCCGCCTCATCCCTGCCGGGCCCTTCTGTGCAG ATCCCGGTTTTCCTTCGGAGAAGGCGACTTACTTCTGCCTCTTGGCCAAGGGACTGCTTCTTCTCTTGCTCGTCGTAATTGTGGCCGCGGGGCTCTGGCTCATCCGAGCTCAGAAACGATGCCAAACGCCAAGGATGAGGAAGctcaagagaaacagactcagactgaagaagaaggagaagcccCGCCCCAGCCTGGCCTGA